The genomic window TCCACCCATTCCCGCAGAGGGTACTCGACCCATCTTTCGGCGCCCATGTTATCAGGCGCCTCCATGACGAGCGGAAACCGGGCGAGCAGCTCGACGTCGAAGATCCATCTCACCTTGAACGGCACTGAGAGGACGGCCCTCAGGGCTGAGCTGTTCCGGAAGAGTTTGGCTCCGCACTGAGTGTCGTAGATGTTAAGACGAAGCAGCAAAGAGGCGCAGGTGGCGAAAACCCTCCCGAGATAATGCCTCGCGGGTCTGCGCCTGATATTTCTCCCAAGCAGGCGCACCCTCGAGCCGAAGACCGCATCCACATCCTTGTTTTCGAACACGCTGCAGAGATCACCTATGGCGGATAATGGTGTTGCCAGGTCGGCATCCCAGTATCCTACGAAGTCATAGGGTCCGTGGGTCGCATCGAGCATCCCCAAGCGGACCGCCTCCGCCTTGCCGCTGTTTCTTTCCAGATTCATAACCGCGATGCGTGCCGGGGCTTCGGACTGCAGCGCGCGGAGTACCTCGAAAGTGGCGTCGGTGCTGCCATCGTTGACAAACAGAAAGGAAAGATCCGGATCGTCCTCGAGCGCGACAAGAAAAGCCTCAGGCTTCAGCCTTTTCGCCTCGTTGTAGCAGGGGACCACGATCCTTGTCTTCGTCAATGCAGCCGTCATGAGGTCCTTTGCAATCCGGGAAAGGTGTAAGAGCGTTGGATTTCGCATATGCCATAACAGGAGTCAACCTTTCCGACGACACGACTCATTTTGCTTTTTCGCTCCGGTCCAGGAAAATCTTGATGAGATCGATCGGTACTGGGAAGATGGTCGTGGAGTTCTTTTCCGCGGCAATCTCGGTGAGGGTCTGCAGGTAGCGCAACTGAAGCGACATGGGCTCTCCTGCCATCACCTGAGCGGCAAGCGCGAGTTTTTCGGATGCCTGCAGCTCCCCTTCGGCGTGGATCACCTTGGCGCGGCGCTCCCTCTCTGCCTCGGCCTGCCGCGCGATGGCACGCTGCATCTCCTGCGGAAGGTCGATGTTTTTGACCTCGACCGTAGAGACCTTCACCCCCCAGGGTTCCGTCTGCCGGTCAAGGATTTCCTGCAGCTCCTTATTGATCTTGTCGCGATTGGCGAGCAGCTCATCCAGGTCCACCTGTCCCAAGACACTGCGCAAGGTGGTCTGGGCGAGCTGACTCGTGGCGTACAGGTAGTTCTCCATCTCCACGACCGCCCGCACGGCATCGACCACACGGAAATAGATGACGGCGGAGACCTTGACGGTCACGTTGTCGTGGGTGATCACGTCCTGCGAGGGGACGTCCATCGCGACGATGCGCAGGGACACCCGCACCAGCCTGTCGATCCCGGGGATGATCAGCACCAGGCCGGGACCCCGCACCTTTTTGACCCGCCCCAGGCGAAAGAGCACGCCACGCTCGTATTCGGGGAGGATGCGGATGGCGTTGGCAAGGAAAATCACGACAAGAAACAGAACAAACAGCACCGGGAAAAGGTTCACCACGTTCATGATTGCCTCCTGTTTTGGCTCACCATACAGACAGTAAAAGCCCGCCCAAGTATATCGGAGCAGCCCTGCACGTCAATTTGCCATATTGCCAAAATCTCTTATCCATGTTATTGAAGAAACCTCTAACAATCAGGAATTTTCTATGAAGCAGAGTATAAAAATACTGATTATCGAAGACGATGACGGGAGCCGGGAGGCGCTGCTCATCCTGCTTAAGGCGAGCGGCTTTGCCGTAAAAGGGTGTTCCAGCGGGAAAGACGGCCTCGACTTCCTGGCAGGCGAGCCTTTTGACATCGTCATCAGCGACCTGTTTTTGCCGGATATGAACGGGATCGACATCCTGTCACGGGTGAAGCAGGACTCGCCGCGTACCGAGGTAATCCTGGTTACCGGGCACGGCTCCGCAGAAACCGCGGTGCAGGCGATGAAGAAAGGCGCCTACGACTACATCACGAAACCCCTTAACATAGACGAGCTCCGCATCATCATCGACAAGGCGGTCGAAAAGGGGCAGCTGGTCAGTGAGAACGTCTACCTAAGGAAACAGCTTCGTGAGAAGTACGAATTCGCCAACATCATCGGCAATTCGCAGGCGATGCAGCAGCTCTTCTCGCGTATGCAGAGGATCATAAAGACCGACTCCACGGTGCTGATCCTCGGTGAGTCCGGCACCGGCAAGGAACTGGTTGCCAAAGCGATCCACTTCAACGGCAGCCGCAAGGACAAGCCGTTCATCGCCGTCAACTGCTCCGCCATCCCGGAAAACCTGCTTGAGAGCGAACTCTTCGGGCACGTCAAGGGAGCATTCACAGGGGCGGTAAAGGAAAAGGTAGGGAAGTTCGAAGCTGCCAACTACGGGACTATCTTCCTGGACGAAATCGGGACACTCCCGATGCACCTGCAAACGAAGCTTTTGCGCGTCCTTCAGGAGCAGGAAGTGGAGCGGGTCGGTTCCAACAAGCAGATCAAGCTCGATGTGCGGGTCGTTTCGGCGACCAACGTGAACCTCGAGGAGGAAGTCGCCCGCGGGAACTTCCGCGAGGACCTTTTCTATCGACTGAACGTCATCCCGGTTCAGATCCCCCCGCTCAGGGAGCGGGTCGAAGATATCCTTCCACTCACCAAGCACTTCCTGGAGAAGAACTGCCGTGCGATGCAGCGCCCCATCATGCACCTCGACAAGGAGGCGCTGGAGGCACTGGAGGCGTACCCGTGGAATGGGAACGTGCGCGAACTTGAGAACATCATGGAACGCATCGTCGCGCTTACCGA from Geomonas ferrireducens includes these protein-coding regions:
- a CDS encoding glycosyltransferase, with protein sequence MTAALTKTRIVVPCYNEAKRLKPEAFLVALEDDPDLSFLFVNDGSTDATFEVLRALQSEAPARIAVMNLERNSGKAEAVRLGMLDATHGPYDFVGYWDADLATPLSAIGDLCSVFENKDVDAVFGSRVRLLGRNIRRRPARHYLGRVFATCASLLLRLNIYDTQCGAKLFRNSSALRAVLSVPFKVRWIFDVELLARFPLVMEAPDNMGAERWVEYPLREWVDVKGSKVTVSDYFKASLEFGILLLYLRSPAGKTYRRYLQEAQTEPLPSRT
- a CDS encoding slipin family protein produces the protein MNVVNLFPVLFVLFLVVIFLANAIRILPEYERGVLFRLGRVKKVRGPGLVLIIPGIDRLVRVSLRIVAMDVPSQDVITHDNVTVKVSAVIYFRVVDAVRAVVEMENYLYATSQLAQTTLRSVLGQVDLDELLANRDKINKELQEILDRQTEPWGVKVSTVEVKNIDLPQEMQRAIARQAEAERERRAKVIHAEGELQASEKLALAAQVMAGEPMSLQLRYLQTLTEIAAEKNSTTIFPVPIDLIKIFLDRSEKAK
- a CDS encoding sigma-54-dependent transcriptional regulator; translation: MKQSIKILIIEDDDGSREALLILLKASGFAVKGCSSGKDGLDFLAGEPFDIVISDLFLPDMNGIDILSRVKQDSPRTEVILVTGHGSAETAVQAMKKGAYDYITKPLNIDELRIIIDKAVEKGQLVSENVYLRKQLREKYEFANIIGNSQAMQQLFSRMQRIIKTDSTVLILGESGTGKELVAKAIHFNGSRKDKPFIAVNCSAIPENLLESELFGHVKGAFTGAVKEKVGKFEAANYGTIFLDEIGTLPMHLQTKLLRVLQEQEVERVGSNKQIKLDVRVVSATNVNLEEEVARGNFREDLFYRLNVIPVQIPPLRERVEDILPLTKHFLEKNCRAMQRPIMHLDKEALEALEAYPWNGNVRELENIMERIVALTESDVITLRDLPANIAKNYIEGSHSTSVTPAGIDMVQAINEIEKRMITEALQLSGGVKARAAVMLSINRTTLVEKMRRLGMPL